Proteins encoded within one genomic window of Candidatus Amarolinea dominans:
- a CDS encoding zinc ribbon domain-containing protein, producing the protein MSSDLLNTIGTALQTVVAVFGALLVAFWIALVIWTFRDMRVRTRDILATLLASLLVLLFGPVGLGLYLLLRPRDTLAERYERMLEEEALLRDMEEQPVCSSCQHKIQPDWMLCPHCTAQLRRPCASCGRLLDMSWQICPYCAQVPTVAPMQTLPASPAADDGRWAKPTAIPAQAPR; encoded by the coding sequence ATGTCGTCTGATCTGTTGAATACAATCGGGACCGCCCTGCAGACCGTGGTGGCCGTGTTTGGCGCCTTGTTGGTGGCCTTCTGGATCGCCCTCGTCATCTGGACATTCCGTGATATGCGCGTCCGCACCCGTGATATTCTGGCCACGCTGCTGGCATCGCTCCTGGTTCTGCTCTTTGGGCCGGTCGGCCTGGGGCTGTACCTGCTTCTGCGGCCACGTGATACCCTGGCTGAGCGGTACGAGCGCATGCTCGAAGAAGAAGCCCTGCTGCGCGACATGGAAGAGCAGCCTGTCTGCAGCAGCTGCCAACACAAGATACAGCCGGACTGGATGCTGTGCCCGCATTGCACCGCCCAACTGCGTCGCCCCTGCGCCTCTTGTGGCCGGCTGCTCGACATGAGCTGGCAGATTTGTCCGTACTGCGCACAGGTGCCCACCGTGGCCCCCATGCAAACCCTGCCTGCATCCCCGGCGGCAGACGACGGACGCTGGGCCAAGCCGACGGCCATTCCCGCCCAGGCGCCGCGTTAA
- the plsX gene encoding phosphate acyltransferase PlsX — translation MKIALDVMGGDHAPAVTVAGAVQAAREFGIEIILVGPEDVIRRELAKHKTDGLALPLVHASQVLEMTDHPATAARSKRDSTMAVGANLVKRGEADAFVTCGNTGGALATGLFVLGRIKGIKRPALTTLFPSGDGFCLLLDIGANTEVKPEYLHQFAVMGSLYAERVFHLERPRVAIVSNGEEEGKGSELVKETVPLLKADSGLNFVGNVEGKDIVAGVADVVITDGFTGNVIIKFGEGIVKLLLTALRRELRANLARNAALGLLPTVALAALTAQGVPDFLLRLLLGLAAALALPAALLLPGLRKVARRLDYTEYGSAPLLGLDGLLLVGHGRSNAKAVRGALRTAKQAVENNTLEAIRAGVQARSLRDD, via the coding sequence GTGAAAATTGCGCTGGATGTCATGGGCGGCGATCACGCGCCGGCCGTGACTGTCGCTGGCGCGGTGCAAGCCGCGCGTGAGTTTGGAATCGAGATCATCCTGGTTGGCCCGGAGGATGTGATCCGGCGCGAGTTGGCTAAACACAAGACGGACGGCCTGGCGCTGCCGCTTGTGCATGCCAGTCAGGTGCTGGAGATGACCGATCATCCGGCGACGGCCGCCCGCAGCAAACGCGATTCGACCATGGCCGTGGGCGCCAACCTGGTGAAGCGCGGCGAGGCGGACGCCTTTGTCACCTGTGGCAACACCGGCGGCGCACTGGCGACGGGCCTGTTCGTCCTCGGTCGCATCAAGGGCATCAAGCGCCCGGCGTTGACGACGCTCTTTCCGAGCGGCGACGGCTTCTGCCTGCTGCTCGACATCGGCGCAAACACCGAGGTGAAGCCTGAATACTTGCATCAGTTCGCGGTCATGGGCAGCCTGTACGCCGAGCGGGTTTTTCACCTTGAGCGCCCGCGCGTCGCGATTGTGTCCAACGGCGAAGAAGAGGGCAAGGGCAGCGAACTGGTCAAAGAGACGGTGCCGCTGCTCAAGGCCGATAGCGGTTTGAACTTTGTGGGCAATGTCGAAGGCAAGGACATCGTGGCCGGCGTCGCCGACGTGGTCATCACCGATGGCTTCACCGGCAATGTCATCATCAAATTCGGCGAGGGTATCGTCAAGCTGCTGCTGACCGCGCTGCGCCGCGAATTACGGGCCAACCTGGCGCGCAATGCGGCGCTTGGACTCTTGCCCACCGTGGCGTTGGCCGCGCTCACCGCGCAGGGCGTCCCTGATTTTCTGCTGCGCCTGCTGCTCGGACTGGCGGCGGCGCTGGCCTTGCCCGCGGCCCTGCTGTTGCCGGGACTGCGCAAGGTCGCGCGCCGGCTCGATTATACCGAGTATGGATCGGCGCCGCTGCTTGGGTTGGACGGCTTGCTGCTGGTCGGGCATGGTCGTTCGAACGCCAAGGCGGTGCGCGGCGCCCTGCGGACAGCCAAACAGGCGGTTGAAAACAACACCCTGGAAGCCATCCGCGCCGGTGTCCAGGCGCGAAGCCTGAGGGATGATTGA
- the fabF gene encoding beta-ketoacyl-ACP synthase II translates to MRPRVVVTGLGALTPLGHSAPASWEAMVAGRSGVGRVTQFDASAYPCQIAAEIKDFDPIAAGVPAKDARRMARCSQITLAAGAEALRDANIQWDDEQAARVGVCMGTGLGGFDIAENLIRQLITHGPGRMKPHMVTAALPNMPAFHLSQTFNCKGPLATVVTACAAGTQAIGEAMEMIRRGAADVMLAGGVEALIGHIFFSGFTAMRAISLRNDEPERASRPFDIQRDGFVIGEGVGIMVLERLEHALERGARIYAEVLGQSASADAYHVAAPQPEGAGAARAMAAALADAGLSPRDVDYINAHGTSTPIGDPTETRAIKQVFGEHAYDLAISSTKSMIGHTFGAAGAIEFMACVYSVVNNLIHPTINLERPDPLCDLDYVPNVARLRPVRVAMSNSFGLGGQNACLVVGKYAA, encoded by the coding sequence GTGCGCCCGCGCGTGGTCGTCACCGGCCTCGGCGCGCTGACACCGTTGGGCCATTCGGCGCCCGCCTCCTGGGAAGCCATGGTGGCCGGCCGCTCCGGTGTGGGCCGCGTGACCCAGTTCGATGCCAGCGCCTACCCGTGCCAGATTGCGGCCGAGATCAAGGACTTCGATCCCATCGCGGCCGGGGTGCCGGCGAAAGATGCCAGGCGCATGGCGCGCTGTTCGCAGATTACGCTGGCAGCCGGCGCCGAAGCCCTGCGCGACGCCAACATTCAGTGGGATGACGAGCAGGCGGCGCGCGTGGGCGTCTGCATGGGCACCGGTCTGGGTGGTTTCGACATCGCGGAGAATCTGATCCGTCAGCTAATCACCCACGGCCCCGGCCGCATGAAGCCACACATGGTGACCGCCGCCCTGCCCAATATGCCGGCCTTTCACCTGAGCCAGACCTTCAACTGCAAAGGCCCGCTCGCCACGGTGGTCACAGCCTGTGCGGCCGGCACGCAAGCCATCGGCGAAGCGATGGAGATGATTCGCCGCGGCGCGGCCGATGTGATGCTGGCGGGCGGCGTGGAGGCCCTGATCGGCCACATCTTCTTCAGCGGCTTCACGGCTATGCGCGCCATCTCACTGCGCAACGATGAACCGGAGCGCGCCAGCCGGCCGTTCGACATCCAGCGCGATGGCTTTGTCATCGGTGAAGGCGTGGGTATCATGGTGCTCGAGCGCCTGGAGCATGCCCTCGAACGAGGCGCACGCATCTACGCGGAGGTGCTGGGGCAATCGGCCAGCGCAGACGCCTATCACGTGGCGGCCCCACAGCCAGAAGGCGCCGGCGCGGCGCGTGCCATGGCCGCAGCCCTGGCCGATGCCGGTCTCAGCCCGCGTGACGTGGATTACATCAACGCGCATGGCACCTCCACCCCCATCGGCGACCCCACCGAGACGCGGGCGATCAAGCAGGTGTTTGGCGAGCACGCCTATGACCTGGCGATCAGCTCGACCAAATCTATGATCGGTCACACGTTTGGCGCCGCCGGGGCGATCGAGTTCATGGCGTGTGTCTACAGCGTGGTCAACAACCTCATTCACCCCACCATCAACCTGGAAAGACCTGACCCCCTGTGCGACCTGGACTATGTCCCCAACGTGGCCCGTCTACGCCCCGTGCGCGTGGCGATGTCGAACTCGTTCGGATTGGGCGGGCAAAATGCCTGCCTGGTTGTCGGCAAGTACGCCGCTTGA
- a CDS encoding M28 family peptidase, with product MSTRKCQSLVLLLLIIFLSTAGSLHAAAFGHTFVVDLSSLNPTQRADLLHAPGVAWWVQLGTQALVAGDMPAAALTPPAGPAPILVADDADASSFVAVRLPPDGLPVLLRSGHTAIAQRARVDAWLAQHPDVVPHVQEIDEVAHHGHQDFHLHPLSPLLLNQILGGPPPFSEAAAPDHSRSDLVAAVSAPRTFADITWLATIQAPATTTRRTGTIGKQLARDWLKAQFESLGYATTLQAFSSPYGTAHNVVAEISGRIRPNDVYIIGGHYDSTSQSAATNAPGAEDNASGTAGVLEMARILARYPPQATVRFIPFAGEEQGLYGSEAYVNSLSASERSRIKGVFIMDMIGYKSAAYPLNVLLESRSSVPGAVGLVTTLSQNAQTYTTLNVTTSYYAWGSDHVPFLDVNLPAVLLIEQEYDSYSCYHRTCDTPDKVTPAQAAEVLKMLIAALDATAGTCLLGDINCDGQVTTTDITMITELWDTGYDRRVDLDHNGHIDIVDVMLAAWQWQA from the coding sequence ATGTCAACCAGAAAATGTCAGTCGCTTGTGCTTCTTCTTCTGATCATTTTTCTCAGCACGGCTGGCTCGCTGCACGCGGCCGCTTTTGGTCACACCTTCGTGGTTGATCTCAGCAGCCTGAACCCCACGCAGCGCGCTGACCTGTTGCATGCCCCCGGCGTCGCCTGGTGGGTGCAACTGGGCACACAGGCGTTGGTGGCGGGCGATATGCCGGCAGCGGCGCTGACCCCGCCGGCCGGCCCGGCGCCGATCCTGGTGGCCGACGATGCCGATGCCAGCAGTTTCGTCGCCGTGCGCCTGCCACCAGACGGCCTGCCGGTTCTGCTGCGCTCCGGTCACACGGCCATCGCGCAGCGCGCCCGCGTTGACGCCTGGCTGGCGCAGCATCCAGATGTTGTCCCGCACGTGCAGGAGATAGACGAGGTTGCGCACCACGGCCATCAGGACTTTCATCTTCACCCACTCAGCCCACTGCTGTTGAATCAGATCCTGGGCGGACCGCCGCCGTTTAGCGAGGCGGCCGCTCCCGATCATAGCCGTAGCGACCTGGTGGCGGCGGTCAGCGCCCCCCGTACCTTTGCCGACATCACCTGGCTGGCCACGATTCAAGCGCCGGCCACCACCACGCGGCGCACAGGCACCATCGGCAAGCAGTTGGCACGCGACTGGCTGAAGGCCCAATTCGAATCCCTGGGGTATGCCACCACCCTGCAGGCGTTCAGCAGCCCCTACGGCACCGCGCACAACGTCGTCGCGGAGATCAGCGGCCGCATCCGCCCCAATGATGTTTACATCATCGGCGGTCACTACGATTCCACGTCGCAGTCTGCCGCTACCAACGCGCCGGGCGCAGAGGACAACGCCAGCGGCACCGCCGGTGTCCTCGAGATGGCGCGCATCCTGGCCCGGTATCCGCCGCAGGCCACGGTGCGTTTCATCCCCTTCGCCGGTGAAGAGCAGGGTCTGTATGGCTCCGAGGCCTATGTCAACTCCTTGAGCGCCAGTGAGCGCAGCCGTATCAAGGGGGTCTTCATCATGGACATGATCGGCTACAAGAGCGCCGCGTACCCCCTCAACGTTCTGCTGGAAAGCCGCAGCAGCGTGCCCGGCGCGGTGGGCCTGGTGACGACCCTCAGCCAGAACGCGCAGACCTACACCACGCTCAACGTCACCACGTCGTACTATGCGTGGGGCAGCGATCATGTTCCCTTCCTGGATGTCAACCTGCCGGCGGTTCTGCTGATCGAACAGGAGTACGACAGTTACAGTTGCTATCACCGCACGTGCGATACACCCGACAAGGTAACGCCTGCGCAGGCCGCCGAAGTGCTCAAGATGCTGATTGCCGCGCTCGACGCGACTGCCGGCACCTGCCTGTTGGGCGACATCAACTGCGACGGGCAGGTGACAACCACCGACATCACGATGATTACCGAATTATGGGACACCGGCTACGACCGGCGCGTGGATCTCGATCATAATGGCCACATTGACATTGTGGATGTGATGTTGGCTGCGTGGCAATGGCAGGCATGA
- a CDS encoding acyl-CoA thioesterase, protein MTDLLTRREWLEGNEACAVVSVRYAETDAMGIAHHSNTIIWFEEGRSSLLRCVGYPYSQIEQAGFYLTVAEVMARYVTPARYEDLLIIRTRLGALRSRGIRFDYQIVRARDSLVLAGGYSRHICITHAGQPTRIPEAVMNYLTPYLQPDSPGQRPRHGPFAHE, encoded by the coding sequence ATGACTGATTTGCTGACACGCCGTGAATGGCTGGAAGGAAATGAAGCGTGTGCGGTCGTTTCGGTACGCTATGCGGAGACCGACGCGATGGGCATCGCCCATCACAGCAACACCATCATCTGGTTCGAGGAGGGGCGCAGCAGCCTGCTGCGCTGCGTGGGCTATCCGTACAGTCAGATCGAACAGGCCGGTTTTTACCTGACGGTGGCCGAAGTGATGGCACGCTACGTGACGCCTGCACGCTACGAGGACTTGCTGATCATCCGCACGCGCCTGGGCGCGCTGCGCAGCCGTGGCATCCGGTTTGACTACCAGATCGTGCGTGCCCGTGACAGCCTGGTGCTGGCCGGCGGCTATTCTCGGCACATTTGCATTACGCATGCCGGGCAGCCCACGCGTATCCCGGAGGCTGTCATGAATTACCTGACTCCGTATCTGCAACCCGACTCTCCCGGTCAGCGCCCGCGGCACGGCCCATTCGCCCATGAATGA
- a CDS encoding helix-turn-helix transcriptional regulator: MEDLWKVRKRKRMTIGELSGRTGISSKVLRRYEMGEIPIPLTDIERLARSLYVEPWEIKIQSDPPPMPPPAPFPSAAAAGAAPRPAPFTPQPPASPPAGPGPALPPSPSDGDQRPPGNRPAGPPRPEGGAPRYAASDRRPPRRERPDRGERPDQEHRAPPIPGPVRPSQVAHLLSLGTRLGVEQSQLEAEVGKPLSEMNRREASLLLGSLQKRIVEEHPNRPKGKRQRPYLPESVDEFEFKYLTAKQTQGALLDFKLFDGSQVVGQVIGFSPYAITVREPSGAETTIQKLAIAYYRQPPTPVTL; the protein is encoded by the coding sequence ATGGAAGATCTCTGGAAAGTACGTAAACGCAAACGCATGACGATTGGCGAATTGAGCGGTCGCACCGGTATCTCATCCAAAGTCCTGCGGCGCTACGAGATGGGCGAAATTCCGATCCCTCTGACAGACATCGAGAGGCTTGCCCGTTCGCTCTATGTGGAGCCGTGGGAGATCAAGATTCAGTCCGATCCGCCGCCCATGCCCCCGCCCGCCCCGTTCCCTTCGGCCGCTGCAGCAGGCGCGGCCCCACGCCCGGCGCCTTTTACTCCTCAGCCTCCCGCCAGCCCGCCTGCAGGGCCAGGGCCTGCGCTGCCCCCAAGCCCGTCCGACGGAGATCAACGCCCGCCTGGCAACCGCCCCGCAGGCCCGCCCCGGCCCGAGGGGGGCGCGCCGCGCTACGCCGCGTCCGACCGGCGCCCGCCGCGCCGCGAACGCCCTGACCGCGGGGAGCGCCCCGATCAGGAACACCGCGCACCGCCCATACCCGGCCCGGTGCGGCCCAGCCAGGTCGCCCATCTGCTCAGCCTGGGCACGCGTCTCGGCGTGGAACAAAGCCAACTGGAAGCCGAGGTCGGCAAGCCGTTGAGTGAGATGAATCGCCGTGAGGCCTCTCTGCTCTTGGGCAGCTTGCAGAAACGCATCGTCGAGGAACATCCCAATCGCCCCAAAGGCAAACGGCAGCGCCCGTACTTGCCCGAATCGGTGGATGAGTTCGAATTCAAATATCTGACCGCGAAACAGACGCAAGGCGCGCTGCTGGATTTCAAGCTGTTCGATGGCAGCCAGGTCGTTGGCCAGGTGATTGGGTTCAGCCCGTATGCCATCACCGTACGTGAGCCATCCGGCGCCGAGACGACCATCCAAAAACTCGCCATTGCCTATTATCGCCAGCCCCCAACGCCGGTGACACTATGA
- a CDS encoding DUF362 domain-containing protein gives MSKSKVAILTTTPATVLDDYHRLMNLAGYQDVIAKDADTALKVNISWHVFYPGSSTTPWQLEGVIRAMKQDGYDPNLIHACHNRTVVIDAHLGERENKQLNVVEAHGLRNVHLYEGEEWINVRDAVGDLANKFLVLNQVYPQGFNIPKRFIGENIIHLPTVKTHVFTTTTGAMKNAFGGLLNERRHWTHPVIHETLVDLLMIQQKIHRGIFAVMDGTFVGDGPGPRCMIPYTKNVILASSDQVAIDAIAAKLMGIDPLSIKFIRLAHELGLGCGDPREIEIVGDLAAAQQNWHFDGPFKNMTFASRMQHKIYWGPLKRPIEWSLKTFLAPWAYMASVIYHDSIWYPLLGKKKMAEVLDSDWGHLFRNWEQLQPNASGFPEVGRTAAELQRTGLDAFWRSFGILWTTLKEAPEIAARRRFQPAAHD, from the coding sequence ATGAGCAAAAGCAAAGTAGCCATTCTCACCACCACGCCCGCCACGGTTCTGGACGATTATCATCGCCTGATGAACCTGGCCGGCTACCAGGATGTGATCGCAAAGGACGCCGACACCGCGCTCAAGGTCAACATCTCCTGGCATGTCTTCTACCCCGGCAGTTCCACAACCCCCTGGCAGTTGGAAGGCGTCATCCGTGCCATGAAACAGGACGGCTACGATCCCAACCTGATTCATGCCTGCCACAATCGCACGGTCGTCATTGATGCGCACCTGGGCGAGCGTGAGAACAAGCAGCTCAACGTCGTGGAAGCCCACGGCCTGCGCAACGTGCATCTGTACGAAGGCGAAGAATGGATCAACGTCCGCGACGCGGTCGGCGACCTTGCCAACAAGTTCCTGGTGCTCAACCAGGTCTACCCGCAGGGCTTCAACATTCCCAAACGCTTCATCGGCGAAAACATCATCCATCTACCCACGGTCAAGACCCACGTCTTCACCACGACGACCGGCGCCATGAAGAACGCGTTCGGCGGTCTGCTCAACGAGCGTCGGCACTGGACGCATCCGGTCATTCATGAAACGCTGGTGGACCTGCTGATGATTCAGCAGAAGATTCACCGCGGTATCTTTGCCGTCATGGACGGCACCTTTGTCGGCGACGGCCCCGGCCCGCGCTGCATGATCCCGTACACCAAGAACGTCATCCTGGCGAGCAGCGACCAGGTGGCGATTGACGCCATTGCCGCCAAGCTGATGGGCATTGACCCGCTCTCCATCAAGTTCATCCGCCTGGCGCATGAACTGGGTTTGGGCTGCGGCGATCCGCGCGAGATCGAGATCGTGGGCGATCTGGCCGCCGCGCAGCAGAACTGGCATTTCGACGGGCCGTTCAAGAACATGACTTTCGCCTCACGCATGCAGCACAAGATCTACTGGGGCCCGCTCAAGCGCCCCATAGAATGGTCACTGAAGACGTTCCTGGCGCCCTGGGCGTACATGGCCTCGGTCATCTACCACGACTCCATCTGGTATCCCCTCCTCGGTAAGAAGAAAATGGCTGAGGTGCTGGACAGCGATTGGGGGCACCTGTTCCGTAACTGGGAACAACTGCAGCCCAACGCCTCGGGCTTTCCAGAGGTGGGTCGTACCGCCGCTGAACTGCAGCGCACCGGCCTGGACGCCTTCTGGCGCTCGTTTGGCATCCTGTGGACCACCCTCAAGGAAGCGCCGGAAATCGCCGCCCGCCGCCGCTTCCAGCCCGCCGCGCACGATTAG
- a CDS encoding DegV family protein has product MVRIVCDSSNSLPDDLIARLNIVEVPALLNIPTAQGIKSYLNKVELSIEAFYQILLTSDKLPTTSQPTPQQFAEAIRNLPVEDDILCITVSSVLSGTYASAMAAIELAPAHRVTVWDAKGASMDSGWQIVVAAEMAQQGASLADIMAKLPVVRDNTHTFFTTETLKYLAASGRVPRLTAGIGNLLDVKPILRFMHDGTIQPIARVRGRKRSLEDILTRAHEIFGDRPVRVAVVNARCAPEAERFNLEMRQRLHVVEVQVIEIGPVLAALAGPGALGLAIYAL; this is encoded by the coding sequence ATGGTCCGCATTGTTTGTGACTCCAGTAATTCTTTGCCCGATGATTTGATTGCCCGCCTGAACATCGTCGAAGTTCCTGCCCTGCTGAACATCCCCACTGCGCAGGGTATCAAGAGCTATCTCAACAAAGTTGAGCTATCAATCGAAGCCTTCTATCAGATTCTACTCACCTCCGACAAACTCCCAACCACCTCCCAACCTACCCCGCAACAGTTTGCTGAAGCCATTCGCAACCTGCCGGTCGAGGATGACATTCTCTGCATCACCGTCTCGTCCGTGCTGAGTGGCACCTATGCCTCGGCTATGGCGGCCATTGAGCTGGCGCCTGCGCACCGGGTTACCGTCTGGGATGCGAAGGGCGCTTCGATGGACAGCGGCTGGCAAATTGTGGTAGCCGCCGAAATGGCTCAGCAGGGCGCCAGTCTGGCTGACATCATGGCTAAACTGCCGGTGGTCCGCGACAACACGCACACCTTCTTCACGACAGAAACGCTCAAGTATCTCGCCGCCAGCGGCCGGGTGCCGCGCCTGACGGCCGGCATTGGCAACTTGCTCGATGTCAAGCCCATTCTGCGCTTCATGCACGATGGCACCATTCAACCCATTGCACGGGTGCGGGGGCGCAAGCGTTCATTAGAAGATATTCTGACGCGGGCGCACGAAATTTTCGGAGACCGGCCGGTGCGTGTGGCGGTGGTCAACGCCCGTTGCGCACCCGAAGCCGAACGCTTCAACCTGGAGATGCGCCAGCGCCTGCACGTGGTGGAAGTGCAGGTGATCGAGATTGGGCCGGTGCTGGCCGCGTTGGCCGGGCCGGGGGCATTGGGCCTGGCGATCTACGCCTTGTAG
- a CDS encoding SDR family oxidoreductase, translating to MQTQNKVIVVTGGGSGIGRALTLRLVNAGAHVAAIDIHENTLQETQGLAGPHKGHISLHVVNVTERETVNALPEKVIAAHGVVDGLINCAGIIQPFVRIKDLEFDAIKRVMDVNLYGQIHMIKAFLPHLLARPEAHIVNISSMGGFFPVPGQTMYGASKAAVKLLTEGLYAEMIGTNVHVTVVFPGAIATNIAQNSGVVIAGLGNEQAHKFSATTAAVAAETIINGMVRNKFQVFIGQDARMMDLLYRLNPRWATQFMFSKMKALLPD from the coding sequence GTGCAAACTCAGAACAAGGTGATTGTGGTTACCGGCGGGGGGAGTGGGATCGGAAGGGCGCTGACCCTGCGGCTGGTGAATGCCGGGGCGCATGTGGCTGCCATTGACATTCACGAGAATACCCTGCAAGAAACGCAGGGCCTGGCCGGGCCGCACAAGGGCCATATCAGCCTGCATGTGGTCAATGTGACCGAGCGCGAGACGGTCAACGCGCTGCCGGAGAAAGTCATCGCCGCGCATGGCGTGGTGGATGGCCTCATCAACTGCGCCGGCATCATCCAGCCCTTTGTGCGAATCAAGGACCTGGAGTTCGATGCCATCAAGCGGGTCATGGATGTCAACCTGTACGGACAGATTCACATGATCAAGGCGTTCCTGCCCCACCTGCTCGCACGCCCGGAGGCGCACATCGTCAACATCTCCAGCATGGGTGGCTTCTTCCCGGTGCCGGGCCAGACCATGTACGGCGCCTCGAAGGCGGCCGTGAAGCTGCTGACCGAGGGCCTCTACGCCGAGATGATCGGAACCAACGTCCATGTCACGGTGGTCTTCCCGGGCGCCATTGCCACCAACATTGCGCAGAACTCCGGCGTGGTGATCGCCGGCCTCGGTAATGAGCAGGCGCACAAGTTCTCCGCAACGACGGCCGCTGTGGCCGCAGAAACCATCATCAACGGCATGGTGCGCAACAAATTCCAGGTGTTCATCGGTCAGGACGCCCGCATGATGGACCTGCTGTACCGGCTCAACCCCCGCTGGGCCACGCAGTTCATGTTCAGTAAGATGAAAGCTCTCCTGCCGGATTAA
- the radC gene encoding DNA repair protein RadC — translation MPTNERPRERLQYYGAGALASSELIAILLRVGTEGESVLHVAQRLLSKYGGLPGLARASFDELCQEKALGPAKVTQIKAALELGKRLLVSSPLDRPQVRSPAEAAELLMAEMGLLEQEQLRTILLDTRNTVIGIPIIYQGSLNSAAVRVGEMFRHAIKANAAAMIVAHNHPSGDPAPSPEDVRVTRSIVEAGKLLDIDVLDHVVIGHQRFVSMKERGLGF, via the coding sequence ATGCCGACCAATGAACGCCCCCGCGAGCGCCTGCAGTACTACGGCGCCGGGGCGCTTGCCTCCTCCGAACTGATCGCCATCCTGCTGCGCGTGGGCACCGAAGGCGAAAGTGTTCTGCACGTGGCGCAGCGCCTGCTCAGCAAATATGGCGGTCTGCCTGGCCTGGCACGCGCCAGCTTCGATGAACTGTGCCAGGAAAAAGCACTAGGCCCGGCCAAGGTGACGCAGATCAAGGCGGCGCTGGAACTGGGCAAACGCTTGCTCGTCTCATCGCCCCTCGACCGGCCGCAGGTGCGTTCGCCGGCCGAGGCCGCCGAACTGCTGATGGCAGAGATGGGCCTGCTGGAGCAGGAGCAACTGCGCACGATCCTCCTGGATACGCGCAACACGGTCATTGGCATCCCCATCATCTATCAAGGCTCGCTCAACAGCGCGGCTGTACGTGTGGGCGAGATGTTTCGCCATGCCATCAAGGCCAATGCCGCGGCCATGATCGTTGCGCATAATCACCCCAGCGGTGACCCGGCGCCGTCGCCGGAGGATGTGCGCGTCACGCGCAGCATTGTGGAAGCGGGTAAACTGCTCGATATTGACGTGCTCGATCATGTGGTGATCGGGCATCAGCGCTTTGTCAGTATGAAGGAGCGTGGCCTGGGATTCTGA
- a CDS encoding toxin-antitoxin system HicB family antitoxin produces MHQQLRVLAEQEGVSINQFVTLAISEKIAIINTQTYLQERARRGSRARLLAILAQAPDVEPDAADQWPARH; encoded by the coding sequence ATGCATCAGCAGTTACGCGTCCTGGCAGAGCAGGAAGGCGTTTCGATCAATCAATTTGTCACGCTTGCCATCTCGGAGAAGATAGCGATAATCAACACCCAGACCTATCTGCAAGAGCGCGCCAGGCGCGGCAGCCGGGCGCGGTTGCTGGCCATACTTGCCCAGGCGCCTGATGTAGAGCCAGACGCCGCCGATCAATGGCCGGCACGTCATTGA
- a CDS encoding DUF4145 domain-containing protein encodes MTRSTLLPKTKSIFCNSCKRETNHICIADHYHVDQDDDIPEEGEVTGFRLLICAGCENGTLEEYFAIYPLDEDGEVLADTIEYEARYYPDRGYLQIETKQFKRLPPKLDGIYREVLRAFNNDMGVLCAIGIRALIEGIVADREIDNGNLEKKIESLSGLLPKNIVSNLHSIRFMGNEAAHELSAPARDELRLAIEICEDLLNYLYDLDYKASSLTEVRNKRKKQTPNA; translated from the coding sequence ATGACACGATCCACTTTGCTCCCTAAAACCAAGAGCATTTTCTGCAATTCGTGCAAGCGAGAAACGAACCACATATGCATAGCTGATCACTATCACGTTGACCAAGACGATGATATACCTGAAGAAGGTGAGGTAACGGGTTTCCGACTTCTAATTTGTGCTGGATGTGAAAACGGAACATTAGAAGAGTATTTCGCTATTTATCCACTGGATGAAGACGGCGAGGTCCTCGCTGATACTATCGAGTATGAAGCAAGATATTATCCAGATCGTGGTTACTTGCAGATTGAGACAAAACAGTTCAAACGACTTCCACCCAAACTAGATGGAATATATCGGGAAGTGCTCAGAGCATTCAACAATGACATGGGAGTGTTGTGCGCTATTGGAATACGTGCGCTTATTGAGGGTATTGTTGCGGATCGAGAAATAGATAACGGTAATCTGGAGAAAAAGATAGAAAGCCTCTCGGGACTACTTCCCAAGAACATTGTATCGAACCTTCACAGCATCCGATTTATGGGGAATGAAGCCGCACATGAATTAAGCGCTCCTGCACGAGACGAGTTGCGATTGGCAATTGAAATTTGCGAAGACCTGTTGAACTACCTGTACGATCTGGATTATAAGGCCAGCTCCTTGACTGAGGTTCGAAATAAAAGGAAAAAACAGACACCTAATGCTTGA